From Nicotiana tabacum cultivar K326 chromosome 20, ASM71507v2, whole genome shotgun sequence, one genomic window encodes:
- the LOC107780821 gene encoding argininosuccinate synthase, chloroplastic-like (The RefSeq protein has 5 substitutions compared to this genomic sequence) — MAQAQAISSVNLLFRGSIKSSPRIQDKLCCSKKLDSLQELGVKASEFNGLAIAHSRSSFALPCATHGIQAVLTNDKETASSSVVGEKPLRKKLNKVVLAYSGGLDTSVIVPWLRENYGCEVVCFTADVGQGIKELDGLEAKAKASGACQLVVKDLKEEFVKDYIFPCLRAGAIYERKYLLGTSMARPVIAKAMVDVAREVGADAVSHGCTGKGNDQVRFELTFFALNPELSVVAPWREWEITGREDAIEYAKKHTIPVPVTKKSIYSRDRNLWHLSHEGDILEDPANEPMKDMYMMSVDPQDAPDQPEYVNIGIVSGVPVSVNGKELSPATLLSELNEIGGRHGIGRIDMVENRLVGMKSRGVYETPGGTILFTAVQELESLTLDRETIQVKDSLALKYAELVYAGRWFDPLRESMDAFMENITKTTTGSVTLKLYKGSVSVTGRQSPHSLYRQDISSFESGDIYNQADAAGFIRLYGLPMRVRAMLEKGL, encoded by the exons GTTCACCTCGGATTCAAGATAAGCTTTGCTGCTCTAAAAAGTTGGATTCTTTACAAGAG CTTGGTGTAAAAGCTAGTGAATTTAATGGTCTTGCAATTGCTCATAGCCGTTCTAGCTTTGCTTTGCCTTGTGCCACTCATG GTATCCAGGCAGTCTTGACCAATGACAAAGAGACGGCTAGTTCCAGCGTGGTTGGGGAAAAGCCTCTGCGCAAAAAATTGAACAAAGTGGTTCTAGCTTATAGTGGTGGTTTGGATACTTCAGTTATTGTACCTTGGCTGAG GGAGAACTATGGATGTGAAGTTGTCTGTTTCACTGCAGATGTTGGTCAA GGGATTAAGGAATTGGATGGTCTGGAAGCGAAGGCCAAGGCAAGTGGGGCTTGTCAATTAGTAGTGAAGGATTTGAAAGAAGAATTTGTGAAAGACTACATATTTCCTTGTCTGCGAGCTGGTGCTATCTATGAAAGGAAATACTTGCTTGGGACATCAATGGCCCGCCCTGTTATTGCTAAG GCAATGGTTGATGTTGCCCGAGAGGTCGGAGCTGATGCTGTTTCTCATGGATGCACAGGGAAGGGAAATGATCAG GTCCGTTTTGAGCTGACATTCTTTGCGCTGAATCCTGAGCTCAGTGTTGTTGCCCCATGGAGGGAATGGGAAATTACAGGAAGAGAGGACGCTATTGAATATGCTAAGAAGCACAACGTACCAGTTCCCGTGACAAAGAAATCCATCTATAGCAGAGACAGAAACTTGTGGCACCTTAGTCATGAG GGAGATATTCTGGAGGACCCTGCAAATGAGCCAATGAAGGATATGTACATGATGTCAATTGATCCTCAAGATGCACCTGATCAACCTGA GTATGTAAACATTGGGATAGTCGCTGGGATTCCTGTTTCAGTAAATGGGAAGGAGCTGTCTCCTGCAACTCTTCTTTCTGAGCTAAATGAAATTGGCGGGAGACATGGAATTGGACGAATAGACATGGTTGAAAATCGGCTTGTTGGAATGAAGAGCCGTGGAGTATATGAAACTCCTGGGGGAACTATCCTCTTCACAGCTGTGCAGGAACTCGAGTCTCTTACACTTGATCGCGAAACAATCCAAGTCAAAGATTCTCTTGCCCTCAAATATGCTGAGTTAGTGTATGCCGGCAGGTGGTTTGATCCACTTCGTGAGTCAATGGATGCTTTCATGGAGAATATTACAAAGACTACAACGGGTTCAGTTACTCTCAAACTATACAAAGGATCAGTTTCAGTGACTGGTCGTCAAAGTCCACATAGCTTGTACAGACAAGATATCTCATCGTTTGAGAGTGGGGATATCTACAATCAAGCTGATGCTGCAGGATTCATTCGGCTTTATGGACTTCCGATGAGGGTTAGGGCAATGCTTGAGAAGGGTCTTTAA
- the LOC107780822 gene encoding uncharacterized protein LOC107780822, which yields MSFTTKIFPFFLLFLLIHPLQAVPSIIPLNGSCTDKCGSIVLKYPFGSGFGCGHPTFSRFIKCTSGVLQFSTGTGIYTISTLDYTTNTLILTDPFMSTCSSMQNSGSFTLDRSTPFSIMKENIFVLLGCSTTSAVFDPKQDLCDTGSGSNVCRGLYSCKGVTGIGLEPNAPISTCCVYDPPVPIGSGYGLNLPRLQCSSYSSIYGFGGDEGDPMKWQYGISLQYNNSYYTDDSCKNCEDSGGICGFSGSDESFACICRNGVNTTINCFGRGYAWSGTWRHKIQTEMSIGGILFFWMMLFI from the exons ATGTCATTTACTACAAAAatatttccattttttcttttatttcttcttattcATCCACTTCAAGCTGTTCCAAGTATCATTCCACTAAATGGTTCTTGTACTGATAAATGTGGCAGCATTGTCCTAAAATATCCCTTTGGTTCAGGATTTGGTTGTGGACATCCTACATTTTCAAGATTCATAAAATGCACTTCTGGTGTACTTCAGTTTTCAACTGGCACTGGCATTTATACTATATCCACACTAGACTACACAACCAACACACTTATTTTAACAGACCCCTTTATGTCAACATGTTCATCAATGCAAAATTCAGGCAGTTTTACGTTGGATCGGTCGACTCCCTTCAGCATTATGAAAGAAAACATCTTTGTTTTACTAGGATGTTCTACAACATCAGCTGTATTTGATCCAAAACAAGATTTGtgtgataccggctcgggttcaAATGTATGTAGAGGACTTTATTCTTGTAAAGGAGTGACAGGAATTGGCTTAGAACCAAATGCTCCTATATCTACATGTTGTGTATATGATCCACCAGTTCCTATTGGTTCAGGTTATGGTTTGAACTTGCCTAGACTTCAGTGTTCTTCTTATTCGTCGATATATGGTTTTGGTGGTGATGAAGGAGATCCTATGAAATGGCAATATGGGATTTCTTTGCAGTATAATAATTCATATTATACTGATGATTCTTGCAAGAACTGTGAGGATAGTGGTGGAATTTGTGGTTTTTCTGGTTCAGATGAGTCTTTTGCTTGCATTTGTAGGAATGGTGTTAACACTACCATTAATTGCTTTGGAAGAG GATATGCATGGAGTGGGACATGGAGACACAAAATTCAAACAGAAATGAGTATTGGAG gAATTTTGTTCTTCTGGATGATGCTTTTCATCTAA
- the LOC107780820 gene encoding protein root UVB sensitive 3 isoform X1: MERDQNENSTSPPATVIEEWNGTSSTKLTKTATITATSLSSISIKRSSNAFTHISQRILQAFVPEGFPSSVTPDYVPFQVWDSLQGLSTYVRMMLSTQALLSAIGVGEKSATVIGATFQWFLRDLTGMVGGVLFTCYQGSNLDSNAKMWRLVADLMNDLGMLMDLVSPLFPSAFVFIVCLGSLSRSFTGVASGATRAALTQHFALQNNAADIAAKEGSQETLATMFGMALGMLLAHITSGHSFAIWISFLSLTIFHMYANYMAVCSLSLNTLNCERCSIVLSQFFKTGQVLSPKQVSSMEHVLPSRLSSLTSKGSDSLYKRVHLGVRVSSLDSLAMVNLLQSAGSNHKKAKYLLQQERDIINIITHKDSTAADILQSFIHALVMAKLGDQGGSMSLESQSWMNKHYEVFLLKLQSSGWKTERLLSSSVVWRANWLVEYSDGKHD; this comes from the exons ATGGAGAGAGATCAAAACGAAAATTCAACTTCGCCGCCGGCGACGGTGATCGAAGAATGGAACGGAACTTCGTCGACTAAACTCACAAAAACAGCCACCATAACTGCCACGTCATTATCTTCAATCTCTATCAAAAGGTCAAGTAATGCATTCACTCATATCTCTCAACGAATTCTCCAAGCTTTTGTTCCCGAG GGGTTTCCAAGTAGTGTTACTCCAGACTATGTTCCTTTTCAAGTGTGGGACTCATTGCAG GGGCTTTCTACCTATGTGCGGATGATGCTCTCTACACAA GCTCTTCTAAGTGCTATAGGTGTTGGTGAGAAATCCGCTACTGTTATTGGGGCAACGTTTCAG TGGTTCTTGCGAGATTTAACTGGTATGGTTGGAGGCGTCTTGTTCACATGTTACCAG gGTTCTAATTTAGACAGTAATGCCAAAATGTGGCGTTTAGTGGCAGATCTCATGAATGATCTTG GAATGTTGATGGATCTTGTGTCTCCTTTATTTCCGTCGGCCTTTGTGTTCATTGTTTGCTTGGGGAGTTTGTCAAGGTCATTCA CTGGTGTTGCTAGTGGAGCCACTAGAGCAGCTTTGACACAGCACTTTGCCCTTCAAAACAATGCAGCAGATATAGCTGCAAAG GAAGGAAGCCAAGAAACTCTTGCTACAATGTTTGGGATGGCTTTAGGAATGCTTCTTGCACACATCACAAGTGGCCACTCATTTGCCATATGGATATCCTTTTTGTCTCTTACTATATTCCATATGTATG CGAACTATATGGCTGTCTGTAGTCTTTCACTGAATACCCTGAACTGTGAAAGATGCTCAATTGTTTTATCACAATTCTTCAAGACAGGCCAAG TTCTCTCTCCAAAGCAGGTCTCCTCCATGGAGCATGTTCTACCTTCACGGCTGTCCTCGTTGACCTCAAAAGGCAGTGATTCTCTATACAAGCGAGTACATTTAGGTGTCAGAGTTTCTTCACTTGACAGCCTTGCTAT GGTCAACCTCTTACAATCTGCTGGATCAAATCACAAGAAAG CAAAGTATTTACTTCAACAAGAAAGGGATATTATCAACATTATTACTCATAAGGATTCAACCGCAGCTGATATATTGCAATCATTCATCCATGCGCTTGTCATGGCAAAACTAGGTGATCAAGGTGGATCCATGTCTTTGGAGAGCCAATCATGGATGAATAAACACTATGAAGTTTTTCTTCTGAAG CTTCAGTCATCAGGATGGAAGACTGAGCGTCTGCTATCATCATCAGTTGTTTGGAGAGCAAATTGGCTAGTAGAGTACTCAGATGGCAAACATGACTAG
- the LOC107780820 gene encoding protein root UVB sensitive 3 isoform X2, protein MMLSTQALLSAIGVGEKSATVIGATFQWFLRDLTGMVGGVLFTCYQGSNLDSNAKMWRLVADLMNDLGMLMDLVSPLFPSAFVFIVCLGSLSRSFTGVASGATRAALTQHFALQNNAADIAAKEGSQETLATMFGMALGMLLAHITSGHSFAIWISFLSLTIFHMYANYMAVCSLSLNTLNCERCSIVLSQFFKTGQVLSPKQVSSMEHVLPSRLSSLTSKGSDSLYKRVHLGVRVSSLDSLAMVNLLQSAGSNHKKAKYLLQQERDIINIITHKDSTAADILQSFIHALVMAKLGDQGGSMSLESQSWMNKHYEVFLLKLQSSGWKTERLLSSSVVWRANWLVEYSDGKHD, encoded by the exons ATGATGCTCTCTACACAA GCTCTTCTAAGTGCTATAGGTGTTGGTGAGAAATCCGCTACTGTTATTGGGGCAACGTTTCAG TGGTTCTTGCGAGATTTAACTGGTATGGTTGGAGGCGTCTTGTTCACATGTTACCAG gGTTCTAATTTAGACAGTAATGCCAAAATGTGGCGTTTAGTGGCAGATCTCATGAATGATCTTG GAATGTTGATGGATCTTGTGTCTCCTTTATTTCCGTCGGCCTTTGTGTTCATTGTTTGCTTGGGGAGTTTGTCAAGGTCATTCA CTGGTGTTGCTAGTGGAGCCACTAGAGCAGCTTTGACACAGCACTTTGCCCTTCAAAACAATGCAGCAGATATAGCTGCAAAG GAAGGAAGCCAAGAAACTCTTGCTACAATGTTTGGGATGGCTTTAGGAATGCTTCTTGCACACATCACAAGTGGCCACTCATTTGCCATATGGATATCCTTTTTGTCTCTTACTATATTCCATATGTATG CGAACTATATGGCTGTCTGTAGTCTTTCACTGAATACCCTGAACTGTGAAAGATGCTCAATTGTTTTATCACAATTCTTCAAGACAGGCCAAG TTCTCTCTCCAAAGCAGGTCTCCTCCATGGAGCATGTTCTACCTTCACGGCTGTCCTCGTTGACCTCAAAAGGCAGTGATTCTCTATACAAGCGAGTACATTTAGGTGTCAGAGTTTCTTCACTTGACAGCCTTGCTAT GGTCAACCTCTTACAATCTGCTGGATCAAATCACAAGAAAG CAAAGTATTTACTTCAACAAGAAAGGGATATTATCAACATTATTACTCATAAGGATTCAACCGCAGCTGATATATTGCAATCATTCATCCATGCGCTTGTCATGGCAAAACTAGGTGATCAAGGTGGATCCATGTCTTTGGAGAGCCAATCATGGATGAATAAACACTATGAAGTTTTTCTTCTGAAG CTTCAGTCATCAGGATGGAAGACTGAGCGTCTGCTATCATCATCAGTTGTTTGGAGAGCAAATTGGCTAGTAGAGTACTCAGATGGCAAACATGACTAG